From the bacterium genome, one window contains:
- a CDS encoding formylglycine-generating enzyme family protein — MNISTNDRARASAWPVRAFFLALVIGMLIASAPACSGCGDDDADDSGDDIADDDIADDDTTDDDSAADDDFDDDMDDDFDDDAADDDSVGDDDIDDDMSDDDALDDDTGDDDASDDDSADDDSADDDTGDDDTGDDDVNCPEVTGNLAEPSTQFVPAGTFAMGSPDTEPGRLDYETQHQVTLTRAMRVMTYEVTQSLWKGVMGDTPPFQVKCGDNYPVGTVTWYDAVEFANALSAALGYDACYTENRDGTYSWDVDCDGFRLPTEAEWEYFARAGSTTAFTNGEITEGNCADPLLALVGWYCGNSGFTIHEVGGLAANAFGLHDVHGNLWEWVWDSWFEEFGYIYADGPATDPAGEEGDLIFIYRGGSMFATSINNRLAYRRPSLPTHLDEDNGLRLVRTVIPD, encoded by the coding sequence ATGAACATCTCAACGAACGATCGAGCGCGCGCATCGGCCTGGCCGGTGCGCGCGTTTTTTCTGGCGCTCGTTATCGGCATGTTGATCGCGTCCGCGCCGGCCTGCTCCGGCTGCGGCGATGATGACGCTGATGATTCCGGCGACGATATCGCTGATGACGATATAGCGGACGACGACACGACCGACGACGACAGCGCGGCGGATGACGATTTCGACGACGACATGGATGACGATTTCGATGACGACGCGGCGGACGACGATTCGGTCGGTGACGACGATATTGACGACGACATGTCGGACGACGACGCGCTGGACGACGACACGGGGGACGACGACGCCTCCGATGACGATTCGGCGGATGACGACTCCGCGGACGACGACACGGGCGACGACGACACCGGCGACGACGACGTCAATTGTCCCGAGGTGACGGGGAACCTCGCGGAGCCCTCCACGCAGTTCGTCCCGGCGGGCACGTTCGCCATGGGCAGCCCGGACACGGAACCCGGTCGCCTGGATTATGAGACGCAACATCAGGTGACCCTGACGCGCGCCATGCGCGTGATGACCTACGAGGTGACGCAGTCGCTCTGGAAAGGCGTAATGGGCGACACGCCGCCGTTTCAGGTGAAGTGCGGCGACAATTATCCCGTCGGAACGGTAACCTGGTACGACGCGGTCGAATTCGCCAACGCGCTCTCGGCGGCGCTCGGATACGATGCGTGCTACACGGAAAATCGAGACGGCACGTATTCGTGGGACGTCGATTGCGACGGCTTCCGCCTGCCCACGGAAGCGGAGTGGGAATATTTCGCGCGCGCCGGCAGCACCACCGCGTTCACGAACGGCGAGATCACGGAGGGCAATTGCGCGGACCCGCTCCTGGCGCTTGTCGGCTGGTACTGCGGCAATTCCGGCTTCACGATCCACGAGGTCGGCGGCCTCGCCGCGAACGCCTTCGGACTTCACGACGTTCACGGCAACTTGTGGGAATGGGTGTGGGATAGCTGGTTTGAGGAATTCGGCTACATCTACGCCGATGGACCTGCCACCGATCCAGCCGGCGAGGAAGGCGATCTCATCTTCATTTATCGCGGCGGCAGCATGTTCGCGACATCCATCAACAACCGCCTTGCGTATCGGCGTCCTTCATTGCCGACGCATCTCGACGAGGATAACGGGCTGCGTCTCGTGCGCACCGTGATTCCGGATTGA